A portion of the Hoylesella buccalis ATCC 35310 genome contains these proteins:
- a CDS encoding site-specific integrase yields MKTEKMKVLLYLKKSGLDKSGKAPIMGRITIGRSIAQFSCKLSCNPDLWNPRESRMDGKSREAVEVNGRLENLLLSIQSAYQSLLARGCPFDATDVKEQFQGSVQTRCMLIERLDMLIKEKESHIGVDIRKESIASYHSTRIHLQEFIQKKYKVSDLAFSQLTENFIHEFQQYFLGECGFQESSFYNVATHLKTVCRLAYREGLADILLFDKVKISKGNKKLPKALDRGAFEKLKTLHFEDLEEEMETARDIFLFACYTGAAYCDLMELDKSHLVRDDEGSLWLKFNRQKTGVPCRVKLLPEAIRLMEKLHSDERETLLPFMGYATYQSYLKALRLRAGISFPFTTHTARHTFATLITLEQGVPIETVSKMLGHSNVSMTERYAKVTPQKLFEEFDRFLSFTEDMQLTI; encoded by the coding sequence ATGAAAACAGAAAAAATGAAGGTGTTGCTCTACCTCAAAAAGAGCGGACTGGACAAGTCGGGCAAGGCACCGATTATGGGGCGGATAACCATCGGACGTTCTATCGCGCAGTTCAGTTGCAAGCTCTCCTGCAATCCTGACTTGTGGAATCCCCGTGAGAGCAGAATGGACGGAAAAAGTCGTGAGGCGGTGGAAGTGAATGGCAGGTTGGAGAACTTGCTGCTGTCCATCCAGTCAGCCTATCAGTCTTTGCTTGCAAGAGGTTGTCCATTTGACGCAACCGATGTGAAGGAACAGTTTCAAGGAAGTGTGCAGACACGGTGCATGCTCATCGAAAGGCTTGATATGCTCATCAAAGAGAAAGAAAGTCATATCGGTGTAGACATCAGAAAAGAGTCAATAGCCAGCTATCACTCCACGAGAATCCACTTGCAGGAGTTCATCCAAAAGAAGTATAAGGTTTCTGATTTAGCCTTCTCACAACTAACAGAGAACTTCATCCATGAGTTTCAGCAGTACTTCTTGGGGGAGTGTGGATTTCAGGAAAGCTCATTCTACAATGTTGCCACCCATTTGAAAACGGTATGCAGGCTGGCTTACCGTGAGGGGTTGGCAGACATCCTACTTTTCGACAAAGTCAAAATCAGCAAGGGTAACAAGAAACTCCCCAAAGCACTTGACAGAGGGGCATTTGAGAAGTTAAAGACTCTCCACTTTGAGGACTTGGAGGAGGAAATGGAAACGGCAAGGGATATTTTCCTCTTTGCCTGTTATACGGGTGCTGCATATTGTGATTTGATGGAACTGGACAAGTCCCATCTTGTGCGTGATGACGAGGGTAGCCTTTGGCTGAAGTTCAACCGCCAAAAAACAGGTGTGCCTTGTCGTGTCAAACTGCTGCCCGAAGCCATACGGCTGATGGAGAAGCTCCACAGCGATGAAAGGGAAACATTGCTCCCTTTCATGGGATATGCTACTTACCAATCTTATTTGAAAGCCCTGCGGCTTCGTGCAGGCATCTCGTTTCCTTTTACCACACATACGGCAAGGCACACATTTGCCACGCTCATCACGCTTGAACAAGGTGTACCCATTGAGACCGTGAGTAAGATGCTGGGGCATTCCAACGTGAGCATGACCGAGCGTTATGCAAAGGTAACACCGCAGAAACTCTTTGAGGAATTTGACCGTTTCCTTTCTTTCACTGAAGATATGCAGTTAACAATCTGA
- a CDS encoding site-specific integrase — protein MRSTFKILFYINRQKTKADGNTAILCRITIDGKNTAITTGEECQPSEWNTKQGLTTNRKTNQRINEFRELVEKTYRDILTRDGVVSVELIKNRLQGIATNPTTLLAMSRAELQAVKESVGRSRAEGTYLNLFYSDRNLREFVENKGVQDISIETITEDLFEEYRFFLKKRGLKASTVNSNLCWLSRLMFRAVSKRIIRCNPFENAKFEKEEKKIRFLQKSDVMKLMAMKMNDKEAELARLMFVFSCFTGLAISDMENLEYKHIQTAADGQMYIRKERQKTKVEFIVPLHPIAETIISHCQKEPERSEVQQTVKEKGDHLVFHRDCSRSVMDAKLSIVGKACGICQRLSYHMARHTFGTMSLSAGIPIESIAKMMGHASISSTQVYAQVTDRKISEDMDRLIAKQSAKEKETSEREACESSDIVTCKMEESA, from the coding sequence ATGAGAAGTACATTCAAGATACTATTTTATATCAACAGACAGAAGACCAAGGCAGATGGCAATACCGCCATTCTCTGCCGTATCACCATCGACGGAAAGAATACAGCCATTACCACGGGCGAAGAGTGCCAGCCCTCTGAGTGGAACACCAAGCAGGGGTTGACAACCAACAGGAAGACCAATCAAAGAATCAATGAGTTCAGGGAATTAGTAGAGAAAACCTATCGGGACATACTGACGAGGGACGGAGTGGTAAGCGTAGAACTTATCAAGAACCGCTTGCAAGGTATTGCCACCAATCCGACCACGCTCCTTGCCATGAGCAGGGCGGAACTCCAAGCAGTCAAGGAAAGTGTAGGCAGATCAAGGGCAGAGGGAACTTACCTGAACCTGTTTTATTCTGACAGAAATCTCCGTGAATTTGTAGAAAACAAAGGAGTGCAGGATATATCCATCGAAACAATTACAGAGGACTTGTTCGAGGAATACCGCTTCTTTCTCAAAAAGCGTGGGCTGAAAGCATCTACCGTCAACAGCAACCTCTGCTGGCTGAGCCGACTGATGTTCCGTGCGGTCAGCAAGAGAATTATCCGCTGTAATCCGTTTGAGAATGCCAAGTTTGAGAAAGAGGAAAAGAAGATACGCTTTCTGCAAAAGAGCGATGTGATGAAACTTATGGCAATGAAGATGAACGACAAGGAAGCGGAGCTGGCAAGACTGATGTTTGTCTTTTCCTGCTTCACAGGCTTGGCTATCTCAGATATGGAGAATTTGGAATACAAGCATATCCAAACGGCAGCGGACGGACAGATGTACATAAGAAAGGAACGTCAGAAGACCAAAGTTGAGTTCATCGTGCCGTTACATCCCATAGCGGAAACCATCATCAGTCATTGCCAGAAAGAGCCGGAAAGAAGCGAGGTACAGCAGACGGTGAAAGAAAAAGGCGACCACCTTGTTTTTCACCGTGATTGCAGCCGCAGTGTCATGGATGCCAAACTGAGTATTGTGGGAAAGGCTTGCGGTATCTGCCAAAGACTTTCCTACCACATGGCAAGACATACATTCGGCACGATGAGCCTAAGCGCAGGAATACCTATTGAGAGCATAGCCAAGATGATGGGACACGCCTCCATATCAAGCACTCAAGTCTATGCGCAGGTAACGGACAGGAAGATATCAGAGGATATGGACAGGCTCATTGCCAAGCAATCAGCAAAAGAAAAGGAAACTTCGGAGAGAGAGGCTTGTGAATCTTCGGATATTGTAACCTGTAAAATGGAGGAATCGGCATGA